ATACATCGTCTTTAGAAGGAACGTTGACAATCTGGTCATGGACAGACGACCCTGTTTATCAAATTGAGGCTTTTGAAAAAGCATATCCGAATGTAAAGGTAGAATTTACACAGATTGGACAGGATTATGATGTAAAAATGCAGACGGTAGTGGAAAATGAAGCAGATGGACCGGATGTTTTTTGCGCGGATGTTAAAACTCTGAAAAATTATATCGAGGCGGATGCATGGGAAAACTTAAGTGCGGAACCCTATAATGCAGAAGAAACAGTGGGAGAACTGATTGACTATACGAAAGAAGTGGCATCCGACGCAGAAGGAAATTTACGCGCGGTAAGCTGGCAGGCGACACCGGGTGGGTTCTGGTATAAAAGAAGCCTTGCAAAAGAATATCTGGGAACGGATGACCCGGAGGATATTTCTTCCATGCTCTCTACTATGGACGGCTTTTTGGAGACAGCACAAAAAGTTTATGATGCAAGTGATGGAAAGACAGCCTTTATTCCGAAGTATGATGATATCTGGACATTTGCATGCTACAGTGAGCGTGAAACGCCGTGGGTAGTGGATGGAGTTTTTCAGATGGATTCTTATGTAGATACTTATTTCGATATTTGCAAACAGGTTCGTGACAATGGATATGATGCAAAGCTGGATGCATGGTCAACGGCATGGTATGCGGCAGCGGCGGATGATTCGTTGTTTGGATATGTATTGCCAACATGGGGTATGCAGTATGTGATTCAGGGGAGTGCTCCGGATTCTAAGGGAGACTGGGCGATTGCTTCCATGCCGAATTCCTACTTTAATGGCGGGACTTATATGGGTATATACAAAAAAAGTGAGAATAAGGAACTTGCATGGGAATATCTGAAATTTGTTACGACAGATGAGGATTATCTGAAACAGTATATCGCGGATAAGTCTGATTTTCCGGCTTCGACAAAAGTGGTTGATGAGGTAGTAGCTGATTATGCTGATGAATGGTGTGCGGGTCAGAATACGTTCAGCTTTTTTAAAGAGGAGGCAGAAAAAATAGACGTTTCTCTTGTAACAAAATATGATGACACCATCAATAATCTTCTGAATCAGAATGTGGAATTATATGTGCAGGGAGAACTGGATAAGGACGAAGCAATTTCGCAATTTAAAGAAGACGTTGCAACGGCATATCAGAGTATTCTTGTAGAATAAGCAGGGTCTGTAAAATGGGGCGGGCGGTGTCCGCCCCTGTTTTCAACCATAAGAGAAAGGAAGGGGAATGTCCATGAAACAAAAAAGAGCCAGATGCGGATACTTGTTTGTAACGCCATATCTGATTGTATTTCTGGTGTTTCAGTTGTATCCGATTTTATATACATTCGGATTGAGTCTGACAACAGACTATGATAAATCGTTTGCAGGATTGGCGAACTATGAGCATTTGCTAAAAGACAAGGTTTTTTGGAAGAGTGTAATAAATACCTGGAAAATATGGCTTGGCTGTATTGTTCCGCAAATGATTTCGGCACTGATTCTGTCGGTTCTTTTATGCCAGTATCGTTTAAAAGGGCAAAACGTATTCCGGGCATTGTTTTATCTGCCGAATCTGGTGACAGCAGCTTCGATTGGTATTTTATTTGGCGTATTGCTTGATTGGCAGACTGGTACAGTTAATAAAATATTGCTGCAGTTAAACCTGATTGAAGAACCGGTAAACTGGATGGGAAGTCCTTCCTTTGCGCAGGGTATTACTTCCGCGATACAGTGGTGGATGTGGTTTGGACACAGTACGATTCTGCTGACTGCCGGTATAAAAGCCATTCCAAATGAGGTGA
This is a stretch of genomic DNA from Marvinbryantia formatexigens DSM 14469. It encodes these proteins:
- a CDS encoding carbohydrate ABC transporter permease gives rise to the protein MFQLYPILYTFGLSLTTDYDKSFAGLANYEHLLKDKVFWKSVINTWKIWLGCIVPQMISALILSVLLCQYRLKGQNVFRALFYLPNLVTAASIGILFGVLLDWQTGTVNKILLQLNLIEEPVNWMGSPSFAQGITSAIQWWMWFGHSTILLTAGIKAIPNEVIESAVVDGAGSVQRFFRITLPMIRPTLLYVVITSLIGGMQIFDIPMALTGGDGEPQKSLMTMVLYLYNSAFKNKNYAYGATVSYGLFAIILIFSVLFFRVLNPKEEGENG
- a CDS encoding ABC transporter substrate-binding protein; amino-acid sequence: MKKKICVQMAVMMAAGSLISVPVLAEESTDTSSLEGTLTIWSWTDDPVYQIEAFEKAYPNVKVEFTQIGQDYDVKMQTVVENEADGPDVFCADVKTLKNYIEADAWENLSAEPYNAEETVGELIDYTKEVASDAEGNLRAVSWQATPGGFWYKRSLAKEYLGTDDPEDISSMLSTMDGFLETAQKVYDASDGKTAFIPKYDDIWTFACYSERETPWVVDGVFQMDSYVDTYFDICKQVRDNGYDAKLDAWSTAWYAAAADDSLFGYVLPTWGMQYVIQGSAPDSKGDWAIASMPNSYFNGGTYMGIYKKSENKELAWEYLKFVTTDEDYLKQYIADKSDFPASTKVVDEVVADYADEWCAGQNTFSFFKEEAEKIDVSLVTKYDDTINNLLNQNVELYVQGELDKDEAISQFKEDVATAYQSILVE